Proteins from one Mastacembelus armatus chromosome 16, fMasArm1.2, whole genome shotgun sequence genomic window:
- the dctn3 gene encoding dynactin subunit 3 produces the protein MDKTTGPNSLEMRVQALENRIYGDRRNKSAKPVKCAESLTRIQTGLTNTANKRERVKILHKKIEDLLKYLDPQFTDHITVPDTMKLEFILAEEEFLLSQAALLEQVSNLQPLLDSTYIRDVPEHATKLQRLSQIHIKEQDQTEAQSQEVKKLFEEYNKMMFLLSKQFTQWDETLRKMEEAKGIRPVE, from the exons ATGGATAAAACTACGGGGCCGAACAGTCTGGAAATGCGCGTTCAGGCGCTGGAGAATCGTATATACggagacagaagaaacaaaagtgCAAAACCTGTTAAG TGTGCAGAGTCTTTGACCAGGATTCAGACAGGTCTAACCAACACGGCCAACAAGAGAGAACGAGTAAAGATCCTGCACAAGAAGA TTGAGGACCTTCTGAAGTACCTGGATCCTCAGTTCACTGACCACATCACTGTTCCTGACACTATGAAGCTGGAGTTCATCTTGGCTG AGGAGGAGTTTCTGCTCTCCCAGGCTGCTTTGCTGGAGCAGGTGAGCAACCTGCAGCCGCTGCTGGACAGCACCTACATCAGAG aTGTACCAGAACATGCCACCAAGCTGCAGCGCCTGTCACAGATCCACATTAAAGAGCAG GACCAAACTGAGGCTCAGTCCCAGGAGGTGAAGAAGCTTTTTGAGGAATACAACAAAATG ATGTTCCTGCTGTCCAAGCAGTTCACCCAGTGGGATGAGACCctgaggaagatggaggaggcCAAGGGCATCCGGCCTGTGGAGTAG
- the nt5c3a gene encoding cytosolic 5'-nucleotidase 3 isoform X1: MDRTAVVKVGAAASASVCALFGCVVLAQYIVAKKKRAGKKTRIIEMMPQFEKTTVHMRDPEKVEQIICGLIKGGASKLQIITDFDMTISKFAINGKRCPTCHNIIDNCKLVTDECRQKLLQLKNKYYPIEIDPYLTMEEKYPFMVEWYFKSHTLLVEQRLEKDKLPEVVRESDAALREGFEQFFDRLQQHSVPVFIFSAGLGDVLEEIMRQAGVYHPNIKVVSNFMDFDDNGVLRGFKGELIHVYNKHDGALRNTEYFKQLKEFCNIILMGDSLGDLSMADGVPNVENVLKIGFLNDKVEERLDKYLDSYDIVLVKDETLEVPNAILQKVL; encoded by the exons ATGGACAGGACGGCCGTGGTGAAGGTCGGGGCCGCGGCCAGCGCCAGCGTCTGTGCTCTGTTCGGCTGCGTGGTTCTGGCCCAGTACATCGTGGCCAAGAAGAAGCGAGCGGGCAAGAAAACCCGGATCATAGAGATG ATGCCTCAGTTTGAGAAGACGACGGTCCACATGAGGGACCCTGAGAAGGTGGAGCAGATCATCTGTGGCCTCATTAAAGGAGGAGCTTCCAAACTACAG atcatcaCAGACTTCGACATGACAATAAGCAAGTTCGCCATCAACGGCAAACGCTGTCCAACATGTCACA ATATTATTGACAACTGCAAACTGGTGACAGATGAGTGCAGACAGAAGCTCCTGCAGCTGAAGAATAAATATTATCCCATTGAGATTGACCCGTACCTCACCATGGAGGAGAAATACCCGTTCATGGTGGAGTG gtaTTTCAAGTCGCACACACTGCTGGTGGAGCAGCGGctagaaaaagacaaactgcCAGAGGTGGTGAGGGAGTCTGACGCTGCACTCAG AGAAGGCTTTGAGCAGTTCTTTGACcggctgcagcagcacagtgtgcCTGTCTTCATCTTCTCCGCTGGCCTGGGAGATGTTCTGGAGGAAATCATGCGCCAGGCCGGAGTCTATCACCCCAACATCAAGGTGGTCTCTAACTTCATGGACTTCGATGACAAC ggTGTCCTGAGGGGATTCAAAGGTGAGCTGATCCATGTTTACAACAAACATGACGGCGCCCTGCGGAACACGGAGTACTTCAAACAGCTGAAGGAATTCTGTAACATCATCCTAATGGGCGACTCCCTGGGGGACCTCAGCATGGCCGACGGCGTACCCAACGTGGAGAACGTCCTTAAGATTGGCTTCCTCAACGATAAG GTGGAAGAGCGACTGGACAAGTATCTGGACTCTTATGACATTGTCCTGGTGAAGGACGAGACGCTCGAAGTGCCCAACGCCATCCTGCAGAAGGTTTTATAA
- the nt5c3a gene encoding cytosolic 5'-nucleotidase 3 isoform X2, translating into MPQFEKTTVHMRDPEKVEQIICGLIKGGASKLQIITDFDMTISKFAINGKRCPTCHNIIDNCKLVTDECRQKLLQLKNKYYPIEIDPYLTMEEKYPFMVEWYFKSHTLLVEQRLEKDKLPEVVRESDAALREGFEQFFDRLQQHSVPVFIFSAGLGDVLEEIMRQAGVYHPNIKVVSNFMDFDDNGVLRGFKGELIHVYNKHDGALRNTEYFKQLKEFCNIILMGDSLGDLSMADGVPNVENVLKIGFLNDKVEERLDKYLDSYDIVLVKDETLEVPNAILQKVL; encoded by the exons ATGCCTCAGTTTGAGAAGACGACGGTCCACATGAGGGACCCTGAGAAGGTGGAGCAGATCATCTGTGGCCTCATTAAAGGAGGAGCTTCCAAACTACAG atcatcaCAGACTTCGACATGACAATAAGCAAGTTCGCCATCAACGGCAAACGCTGTCCAACATGTCACA ATATTATTGACAACTGCAAACTGGTGACAGATGAGTGCAGACAGAAGCTCCTGCAGCTGAAGAATAAATATTATCCCATTGAGATTGACCCGTACCTCACCATGGAGGAGAAATACCCGTTCATGGTGGAGTG gtaTTTCAAGTCGCACACACTGCTGGTGGAGCAGCGGctagaaaaagacaaactgcCAGAGGTGGTGAGGGAGTCTGACGCTGCACTCAG AGAAGGCTTTGAGCAGTTCTTTGACcggctgcagcagcacagtgtgcCTGTCTTCATCTTCTCCGCTGGCCTGGGAGATGTTCTGGAGGAAATCATGCGCCAGGCCGGAGTCTATCACCCCAACATCAAGGTGGTCTCTAACTTCATGGACTTCGATGACAAC ggTGTCCTGAGGGGATTCAAAGGTGAGCTGATCCATGTTTACAACAAACATGACGGCGCCCTGCGGAACACGGAGTACTTCAAACAGCTGAAGGAATTCTGTAACATCATCCTAATGGGCGACTCCCTGGGGGACCTCAGCATGGCCGACGGCGTACCCAACGTGGAGAACGTCCTTAAGATTGGCTTCCTCAACGATAAG GTGGAAGAGCGACTGGACAAGTATCTGGACTCTTATGACATTGTCCTGGTGAAGGACGAGACGCTCGAAGTGCCCAACGCCATCCTGCAGAAGGTTTTATAA